The DNA sequence CAAATAAAAAAACTCCGGAAAGCCTTCTGAAAAGAAGATTTTCCGGAGTTTTTGTTTTATATTTAGTATTATTTTCATCATAACGCAACCCTTTCACAACTACCCTCATCTAACAACAAAAAACTGCAATGAAGAGGAACCTTCTAATTGTTTGTATTTGCGCAATACTTGTGTCTATCACAGCGACGTCCTTTGCACAAAAGTTATCTTTCGGAGAATATACCGGCATCAACTTCTCCAACCTTCACGGAAATCTGACTACAAATAAATGGGTATCGAAACCAGGATCATCCGCCGGATTCTTCGTTGAATACAATCTGGGAAAATTATTCTCAGTACAGTCAGAAATTGGCTTTATAAGCCAGTATTACGAGATGAAATCGTATAACCAGCAAAATTATTATCCGGTTGCTTATCCCATGGATTACATGTTATATGGTTATTCCAACTCATGGTATCCGGTGTATGAACCTTCCAAATGGGATTTTTCCTTTTTACGCGTCCCATTGTTAGTCAAATATAAAACGCCCACCCGATTGCAGTTGGCAATCGGTGGCGGTTTGTACTATTCGATTTTATTGAATGACGACCTAACCAACGCTGAAAGGGATGCAGCAGAAAAGGAAGATCGAAGAATTTATCCGCCAACGCACGACTGGGGTTATTTGTTTGCAGCCGATCTTTCCTATCCAATTACCAATGATATCCGACTTTTTGTCTCAAGCAGATTGGCAACAGGGCAAAAGGTTTTTATCGAAAGTTTGAAGGGCAAAAATGGAAGCAGTGAACTTGGCTTTGGAATAAAATACACTCCAAAAAGCAAAAAGGAAGGCTTCCAGAAGGTTGAAACAAACATTCCGGATAGCTCAAAAACAAAGTGCTACATCAGGCCAGTTGCGGGTATTTTATTGGGATGGAATTCTTCTTCAACAAAACCAGGTAATTATTCTACCAACATAGGTTCCACCACCGGATTAGCTTTCGACTATCGGCTTAACAATACAGTATTACTTCAAACCGGAATACTTTTCGAGCGGAAAGGTTACGCTCTTGCTGACAGCAGCCTCTATTATCACCGATTTGCTTCTGACAGCAAATACAAAAGGAATAGCATTGATTCAAAGATCGACCTAGATTATCTGACTATTCCTTTAAATATCAAATTCTCATTCGGTAATCCGTTTACGTTCTATTTTGACTTTGGCGTATACACCGGATTTAAAGTCAATGCGTTATGCCATGGAACAGCGATCAGGAAATACATAAGTTCGTCAAG is a window from the Aquipluma nitroreducens genome containing:
- a CDS encoding outer membrane beta-barrel protein, which codes for MKRNLLIVCICAILVSITATSFAQKLSFGEYTGINFSNLHGNLTTNKWVSKPGSSAGFFVEYNLGKLFSVQSEIGFISQYYEMKSYNQQNYYPVAYPMDYMLYGYSNSWYPVYEPSKWDFSFLRVPLLVKYKTPTRLQLAIGGGLYYSILLNDDLTNAERDAAEKEDRRIYPPTHDWGYLFAADLSYPITNDIRLFVSSRLATGQKVFIESLKGKNGSSELGFGIKYTPKSKKEGFQKVETNIPDSSKTKCYIRPVAGILLGWNSSSTKPGNYSTNIGSTTGLAFDYRLNNTVLLQTGILFERKGYALADSSLYYHRFASDSKYKRNSIDSKIDLDYLTIPLNIKFSFGNPFTFYFDFGVYTGFKVNALCHGTAIRKYISSSSYTIEKININDAVEGYYKDVDFGYQTGLGFQFPFRKNLKFDLGIVYSGSFSPIIKDPEENTTPYANDDRSIKNGTIALQFGLQIPITH